GAGACGCTTACGACTGCCATATAATAACTCGGCGCCGTTCGAATATTAATATTTGCTATCGAGGGCGACGCGCCGTCCTCGAGGAATCGACTCGCAGCGGTTGCGCCCGCCGGACGGGCACATAACGTTTTCCGACTCCGGCGAGAGGGGCGATTATGTACCTCGCGAACCGGGCCTGGCCCGACCTCGCCGATTACGTCGCCGACGAGTCGCTGGCGGTCGTCCCCCTGGGGTCGACCGAGCAACACGGACCACACCTGCCCGAAGGCACGGATCACATGATCGCTGAGGCGCTCGCCCGCGAGGCGACGGAGCGGACCGGCTTCCTCTGTACGCCGCCGATTCCGATCGGCGTCAGTTCTCACCACCGCCAGTTCCACGGCACGATGTGGGTCGACGCGCCGGTCTTCCGGGACTACGTCGAGAGCCTCTCGAGAAACCTCACGTACCACGGCATCGACCGGATCGTCTACGTCAACGCCCACGGCGGCAACGTCGCGCACCTCCGCGAGGTCGGCCGCCGCCTGCACGAGGACGGCACCGCCTACGCCGTCGAGTGGATGTGGGACGAGTCGATCCCCGACCTGATCGAGGAGGTCTTCGAGACGCCGGGCCCCCACGGCGGTCCCAAGGAGACCGCAATGATCATGCACATCGCGAACGAACTCGTCCACGAAGACCGCCTCGAGGAGGCCCGCGACGGCGGCGTCGTCTTCGATTACGACGACGAACGGGTCCACGGCGCGACGACGTTCTACGACGCGATCGAGAACAGCCCGAACGGCGTTTTCGGCGACCAGACCGACGCGATGCCCGAGGTCGGCGAGCGGCTCTTCGAGGCCGCGACCGACCAGCTCGTGGCGCTGCTCGAGTGGCTCGACGAACAGCCGCTCGAGGACCTGCTACCCGAGCCCCACGTGGAGCCTCGTCCGGATCCCGATCGGTAGCTCCCCGATCGACGGAATCGGTCCGATCGCCCAATCCGGGATTACTGGGACGGGCGAGATCGATCAGTTATCGACGATCATTGGTTCGCGGATAGGTGGTTCGTGCTATCCGCAGACGAGTTTTCGCCGACCCGGCGATCGACTCGGAAATTCGCTGCGAGCGCGGGGACGGATTCGATCGATCGACGAGAACCGTTGCGGCGTCCTCCGAGCGCCGATCATGAATGAAACTCGGTACCAACGTCCCAGCGGTGCGCCCGAACGCTGCCGGTGGAATCGCGTGGAACACCGACCGATTTGCACGAGTCGAACCAACACACCGTTATCGCACGACTGCGGGACGGTCGGTGCGCGCTCGCTGTCGATTCGAACGAACCGACGGTTCGAAATCGATATCGATCCGTCACGGTCCGCTCGAGTCGCAATTCGGGGTAACGGACACTTCAATTGACGCTCGCTCGCCGCCCAACTTCTATTGATTTCACTACATTTCGATAGGCACTCAATTACGAAACGCCGTGGGCGCCAAGGATTGAGACATGGTACAGCCACAACCCGCCCAACAGGCACAGGTCCCCGACTGGCTGCAGGAGCCGGCCGCAGAGCTCATCACGTTCCTGCCGCGTCTGGTCGGCGCGCTGGTAATCCTCTTCGTCGGCTGGATCGTCGGCCGGCTCGCCGGTCGCGCCGTCCGACGGCTCGCCGACGGAATCGAACTCGACAGGATGGTCCTCGAGACGCCGCTGGGACGCATCATGGGCGGCACGGAGCAAGCCGTCTCGAGCGCGTTCGGCTCGCTCGCGAAGTGGTTCGTCTACGGTCTCGCCATCCTGGCGGCCGCAAACGCCCTCGCGATCCAGCTGCTGTCGGAGTGGGTTTCGACGGCGATGTCGTACCTGCCGGCGTTCATCGCCGGACTGCTCGTCATCGTCATCGGATTCGTCGTCGCGGACTTCATCGGCGACGTGATCGAGCGGACGCGCGCGGCGGCCGAGACCGTCTACGCGAGTTGGTTCGCCAACGGCGCGCGGATGTTCCTCTACTTCACGGCGATCGTCATCGGTCTCGACACGATGGGGATCGACGTCAACATCCTCTACGTCTTCGCGCGAGCGCTGGCGTGGGGCCTCGCCGCGGCTGTCGCCATCGGCGCCGGCGTCGCGTTCGGCTGGGGCGGCAAGGACTACGTCTCGAACAACATCGATCAGTGGATGGGACGCACCTCGAGCGTCGCACCGGACGAGGAGACCGGCGGCTCATCGCCCGATCGTGACCGTTCCAGCAGTCCGTCCTCCCGCACGGACCGCGAGCCCGGCGCGGGTCCCGGTCCGAGCGACGACGACTGATCCGCGCGACGACCGCCGTCGCCGCCTTTTTTCTCGCGCTCGTTCCCGTCACTCCGCGGTCGCCCGGACCCGCGGCGCGTCGTCCGTCCGATTCCGCGGAAAGAGCGGCTTGACCGGGACGACGACGTAGGACTTGACGAGCCGGCCGTCGAACCGCCGCCACTTCTCGAGGCGCGCCACCGAGTGGGTCTCGTCGTAACACGACTCGAGGCGCTCGAGCGCGGACTCGAAGGCGTCGCCGTCGAACTGCGCGGCGGAGACGGGATCGCTGACCGCCGCGACGCCCCGGGTCCGCGCGTAGACGTCCAGGCGTCCTTCGAAGGCGTACTCCAGTCGTTCGATACAGTCGTGGATCTCGCCGAACGACCGATCCTCGGTCGGCAGCGAGACGTACGCTCGATAGCCGTCGGGTTCCCCGCGGACGTGTCGCTTCCAGAGTCGCGTTAGGAACTGCACGGCTCACCCCCCGCGGACCGCCGTCGAGGGGCGTCCGCTGCATCCGTATCGAACGGTCGATTCGCCCGTCCCGGCCGTGACCTGGCCCTCATTCGTTCTCACGTTCGACTCGTCGGCGCCGGTAATACGTTCTTTGTTGTCGGCCGCGCTCGAGCGACGGTCGTCCGCGGGGACCTCGAGCGCGAGCGATTCGCGAGAGTTTTGTCCAACGACTCGCTACCGGTCTGCAGCGATGACTCGATCGATTTCGGCACCTCCCTCGGCGTTGCTCGTCGGTTCCGTGGCGATCGCCGCCGCCGGCGTCGCGGTTAATACGGGCTTGAACTCGCCGTACCGACTGGTCCCCGCCCTCCTGTTACTGAGCCTGGGAGTCGCGGGCGTCACCGACGCCGCACGCGAGTACGGCGTCGACCGACTCCGCACCGCGGCGACGCGGTGGTGGACGGTCGCGTTCGTCGCCTTCCTGCCGTACGCGCTGGCGGCGGCCCCGGAAAGCGCCGCCGCCGCGGCCGCCGGCGACGCGTTCGCCGGGCCGATCGTCGGCCTCGCGCTCGAGTCGATCGTCGGCGCGCTGGTCTGCTGTGCGATCGCCCTGACGGTGCTGTACGGCTTCGCGCGCTACGGCATCCATCCCGGACGGCCGTCGCCCGAAGAACGTCTCCTCGCCGACGACGAGTAGCACGGGCCAACCGCGAGTCGGAGCGGAGGCTCGAGGGTACCGTCGGCCGCCGACGGGTTTAGTCGTCAACGTCGGCTCGGTACCCCCGTCGCTGGACTTATGCGTCCATGCGGCTTTTCACGGCTAATGAGCGACCGGGCACCGTCGACGAAACCGACACCGACGTTCTGGGCGGACGGCAGCGAGAACCCGGGCAGTCAGTACTACCGGGCCCTCGTCGACGCCGTCGACGGCGGCGTTTTCCAGCTGGACGCCGCGAACCGGCTGGTCGCGGTCGACGACGCGCTCCTTGAGTTGACCGGCCACGACCGGGACGCCGTCCTCGACGAACCGGTCTCCGTGCTGCTCGAGACGGACGCTGTCCCCCGCCTCGAGCGCCGCGTGCGGGCACGGACCGACGACCGCGCGCCCGAAAGCGAAAACGAAACCGCCGGCGCCGATGCCGATCGGCGTCGAAACGCCGGCACCGGCGCGGACGGGAAGTCCGTCGCAACCCTCGAGCTCGATCTCCGGACCGTCGACGGCGCGTCCGTTCCCTGCGAAGTTCGGCTCAACGTGTTCCGGGTCGATGAAGGCGACTCGGACTCGCAATCCGAGAGCGAGCGGCGAGACGGGAACGCGAACGAAACCGGGCGTCGCCGGCGCGCAGTTATCGGGATCGTCCGCGAGCGGGACGAACCGGGTGAGGAGTCCGACGGCGTCGAATACCGACACGACGACGCGCAGGAGCACGCAGCGACGACGCCCGTCCTGGCCGACGCTGATCCGGGCTCGCTCGCGCCCGTCCTGGACGAGGCCGACGTCGGCATCTTCGTCCTCGACGCCGACCGCCGGGTCGCGTGGGCCAACGAGACGATCGAACGGTACTTCGGCCTCGAGCGCGCGGCGGTCCTCGGCCGGGACAAGCACCGAGTGATCGAGGAATCGATCCAGCACCGAACCGCGGATCCCGAGGGGTTTCGCGACACCGTCCTCTCGACCTACGACGACGGGACCGACCGCGAGCGATTCGAGTGTCGCGTGACCGCCGGCGACGAGCGCGACGAGCGCTGGCTCGAGCACCGCAGCCGGCCGATCGAGTCCGGTCCGTACGCCGGCGGGCGGATCGAATGCTACTACGACGTGACCGACCGCCACCGCCGCATCGACCAGTTGCGACGGCTGAACGCGGCCGTCCGCGACTGGCTCGAGGCGGATTCGAACGAGGAGGCTGCCGAACGGGCCTGCCGAAGTCTGCGGGAGACGCTCGGCCTCGAGATCAACGGCGTCTTCACCTACGATTCCGAGCGGGACGCGCTCCGGCCGGTTCGACAGTCCGAACCGGCGGCGACCCTGTTCGAGGAGCCGCCGACGTTCGAGCGCGGAGAGGGCATCGCCTGGCGCGCGTTCGAATCCGGCGAGCCCGAACTGTCCGGCGACGTCAGATCGGACCCTGACGTCTACAATCCCGAAACGCCGATTCGAAGCGAACTCGTCCTCCCGGTCGGCGACTACGGCGTCGTTATCGCCGGCTCGCGACGACCGGACGCGTTCGACGAGGGGACGCTGTCGATCGCGGAGATCGCCGCGTCGAGCCTCGAGACGGCGTTCGACCGGATCGAAACCGAGCGCCGACTACAGCGGCGCAAGCACGACCTCGAGACGGAGTTGAGCGAGATCCTCGGCCGGGTCTCCGACGGCTTCTACGCGCTCGACGAGGAGTGGCGGTTCACGCACGTCAACGAGCGCGCCGAGGAACTGCTGGGCTACCCGCGCGAGGAACTCGTCGGCGAGGTCGTCTGGGACGTCTTCCCCGGCGGCACCCGGTCGGAGCTCATCGACCGGTACCACGAGGCGATGGAAACCCAGCGATCGATCTCGTGGGAGCGCTACTCCGGCTCGCTCGAGATCTGGATGGAGATCCAGATCTACCCCTCCGAGACCGGGCTCTCGGTGTACTTCCGAGACATCACCGAGCGACGGGAACGTCAGCGCAAACTCGAGGAGCGCGAGCAGCGCTACCGGACGCTCGCAGAGAACTTCCCGAACGGCGTCGTCACGCTGTACGACGAGGACCTGCGGTACACGCTGGTCGACGGCAAGGGCTTCGAGGACCTGCCGCAGTCGGCGACGGACCTCGAGGGGCGCCGGCCGTCCGACGTTTTCCCGACGCCGGTCGGCGCCGAACTCGAGGAGCTGTTCGAGCGGAGTTTCGACGGCGAGCGACTCGTCCGGAAGATCGAGTACGAGGGGCAGGTGTGGCGCGTGCAGGCGGCGACGATCACCGACGAGGACGGCGACGTCCTCTCCGGGATGGCGATCGCCCAGGACGTCACCGAGCGCAAGGAGTACGAGCGCCGGCTCGAGGCCTCGAACGAGCGCTTAGAGCAGTTCGCCTACGCCGCCTCCCACGACCTGCAGGAGCCCCTGCGGATGGTCACGAGCTACCTGCAACTGCTCGAGCGTCGCTACGCCGACGATCTCGACGACGACGCCGCGGAGTTCATCGACTACGCGGTCGACGGCGCCGAGCGCATGCGCGAGATGATCGACGGCTTGCTCGAGTACTCCCGGATCGAAACCCAGGGCGAACCGCTCGAGCCGGTCGACCTGAACGGGGTGCTCGCGGACGTGCGCCAGGATCTCGAGCTCCGGATCGAGGAGAGCGACGCCGAAATCGTCGCCGAGTCGCTACCCCGCGTTCGCGGCGACGCCGGCCAGTTGCGGCAGGTGTTCCAGAACCTGCTGTCGAACGCGATCGAGTACAGCGGCGAGGGGGCGCCGACGATAGAGATCTCGGCGAGCCGCGAGGGAACGATGTGGGAGATCTCGGTCGCGGACGAGGGGATCGGCATCGACCCGGAGCAGACGGATCGGGTCTTCGAGGTGTTCCAGCGGCTCCACAGCCGCGAGGAACACGCCGGTACCGGGATCGGTCTGACGCTGTGCAAGCGGATCGTCGAGCGCCACGACGGCGAGATCCGGATCGATTCGACCCCCGGCGAGGGGACGACGGTGTCGGTGACGCTCCCGGTCGTGGCCGGAGACAGTCAAGAGGCTGAAAGCGGGAGCAAGTGCGAGACCGAGACCGAGTGAGGCGGCACCGTCGGCGCCACGGTGCGCTACCCGGCCGAACTCGCCGGCGACGATGGGCGCCACCAACAGCTATATATCCGGTCGGCTATACGTGCCAGCAAAGCAGTGTCCGACGTGATCCACGCGTACGCCCGTTCGGATCGGCTCCTGCTCGCCGCCTCGTTCGCCTGCTTCGCCGTCGCCGGCCTCGCGACCGCGGCCGCCGACGCGACGGGCGCGACCATCGGGGCGACCGCCCTCGCGGTCGTCGCCGTCTACGGCCTCGCACAGTACGCGAACCGGGTGACGCGACGGACCCTCGCGCACCTGTCGCTGGCCCTCTGGATCGGCTTTCTCGGGGTCGCGGGACTCCACGCCGTCGGCCTCGAGACGGTCGGCGCTGCCGTGCCGGGTCCGAGCGGGACCGTCGTCCAGTCGCTGACCGCCGTCACGTGGGCAACCTTCCTGACCGCCTCTACGGCGACCGCGTTCCTCGGCTTCCGCGAGTACGGCGCCTCGCAGACCCACGCCACCGAGGACTACCTCGAGAGCGACACCTCGGATTACTCGACGCGGTAACTCACCGCGATTCCCTCCCCCAGGGGGAGGACGACGGTCTCGAAGGCCGGATCGGATTTGACCCGCTCGAGGTAGTCGACGATGCCCCGCGTCGACTCGTCGAGTTCGGTTTTGTCGACGTCTTCGTCACCCTCGAGCGCGGCGAGCAGGTCGTCGAACACGATCGGCCCCGCGGTGATCGCGTTGTCCGCGACGACGACGCCGCCGACGGGGACCTTCTCGCGGACGGCTTCGAACGCCTCGAGGTAACGGTGTTTCTGGTGGTCGATCAGCACGGTCTCGAAGGGGCCGTCGTAGTTCTCGATCGTCTCGAGCGCGTCGCCGAGTTCGTAGCGGGCGACGTCGTCGTAGCCGCCCCGGGAGAGGTAGTCGCGGGCCAGCTCGAGTTCGTTCTCGTCGACCTCGGTGAGGACGATCTCGCCGTCGTCGGGCAGGGCCTCGGCGAACCAGTAGGCGGAGTAGCCGTAGCCGGAGCCGAACTCGAAGATGCGCTCGGCGTCGCTCGCGCGGGCGACGAACCGGAGGAATACGCCGACCTCGGGCCCGACGTGCGGGAAGCCCTGCGACCGGGCGTAGTCGTCCATCTCGGCGAGCGTCTCGTCGGGGCTCGGTCCGACGGCGCGAACGAAGCGTTCGATCTCGTCGCTGAGTACGTCGACCATACGCGGGTCTACGGCGAGGAGCATATAGAGGTCCGGGACGCTGCCGTCTTTGCAGCCTCCGGCGTCCCGCGGTGCGGTTACCGCGACTCGAGTCGAACGCAGTTCGCGAGTCGAAGCCGCCAGCGCCGATCGACAGCATCCTTTTTGGCGCTCGCAACCGTCTGTACGACCGACATGTCCGCCGAAAATGCGACCCAGAACCCGCTCGCCGAGTTCGTCGACAACCTGGTGTACGAGCCGGTACAGGTCCACGAGCACGGCGTCGACCTGACGGCCGGCGCCGTCTACGAAGTCGCCGCGCCGGGGCGGATCGACTTCGGCGGCGACGAGCTCGAGGACGCCGATCTCGAGCCCGTCGACACCGAACCCCGCGACCCGGACGACGAGTACGGCTGGTGGACCCTCGAGGGCGACCAGTACGTGGTCCAACTCAACGAGTTCCTGACGGATCCGGAGGTGCCGCTGTTGCTCCAGCCCCGAAACGAGTTGCTGGCACGCGGCGGCTCCCATCCCTCGGTGCGCGTGGACTCGCACCTGCCGCTGCTGCCGCTGTCGGTCGCCGACGGCGGCCTCGAGCTGAAGGAGAACGCGCGCATCTCGACGCTGGTTTCGCTGGCTCCTGTCGGTGACGACGGCTCCGGCGGGGACGTCGCGGATCCGGCAGACCGCATCGAGTGAGCGGCACCGTCGCGATCCGCGATCGAGGACTGGCCTGACGTACACGATGCGCTTTTGGGCCACATAACCGGAGTAGTGAGCCCGTATCGCGTGCGAATACTACTCGTTCGCGAGTACAATATGTGTAGTTAAGTAGGCCGGTGAGTTGTTCCTAGGTACACAGCATGGTCTACTACGCGGGCGTCGACCTCGGGGCGACGAACGTGCGGGCGGCCGTCGCCGAGGGCGACGGGACGACGATCGGCGTCAGCCGGAACGCCACGCCGCGCGGCCCCACGGGCATCGACGTGACGGAGGGAGTCCTCCGGACGCTGCGGGAAGCCTGCACCGACGCCGGGATCGAACCGGATCAGATCGTCTCGGCGGGGATCGGCTCGATCGGCCCCTTCGACCTCGCGGAGGGAGCGGTGATCGATCCGGCCAACCTGCCGGACTCGATCGACCGGATTCCGCTGACCGGCCCCATCGAGAAACTGATCGACAGCGACGAGGTCTACCTCCACAACGACACCGCCGCGGGCGTCATCGGCGAGCGGTTCCACGCCGACCGCAACCCCGACGACATGGTCTACATCACCGTCTCCTCGGGGATCGGCGCCGGCGTCTGCTGCGACGGCGACATCCTGGCCGGCTGGGACGGCAACGCCGGCGAGGTCGGCCACTGCATCGTCGACCCGCGCGGGCGGCTCACCTGCGGTTGCGGCCACGACGGCCACTGGGAGGCGTACTGTTCCGGGAACGGGATCCCGGACTACGTCCGACTACTCGCTGAAGACGACCCGACGATTTCGACCGACCTACCCCTCGACGACCCTGATTTTACCGCGAAAGACGTCTTCGAACTCGCCGGCGAGGACGAACTGGCCGACTACGCGATCGACCAACTGGCCCACTGGAACGCGATGGGTGTAGCGAACGTCGTCCACTCCTTCGCCCCGATCGTCGTCTCCTTCGGCGGCGCCGTCGCGCTCAACAACGAGGAACTGGTCGTAAAGCCGATCCGCGAGCGCGTCTCGGAGATGGTGATGAGCAACGTCCCCGAGATCCGCGTGACCGATCTCGGCGACGACGTCGTTCTCGAGGGGGCGCTCGCGAGCGCGATGACCGAGGGAACCGGCGACCGGCGGCGGTTCCAGGGGTAACTGCGGGCGACGATCGGACGGCCGCGCCCGAGCAACGTCGGCCACCGAACCGACGACCGACGTTATTTGTCGCCGGGAATCGAACGGCGAGTATGCGCCGACGAGCCCTCCTTCGCGCCGGAAGCCTGAGCGCGGCCGCGCTGGCCGCACCCGGGATCGCCGCCGGCCGAGCGCGAGTTGCGCCGATGCAAGACGGAGACGCCTACGAGCCCCTCGCACGCCTGCCGATCGACAACGCCGCCGAGGTCGTGGTCGGCGACGGCGGCGAAACGGCCTACGTCGCCGCGACGACCGGCTTCGTCACCGTCGACGTCAGCGATCCCGGCGAACCCGAAATCCTCGCCGAGGAACGGCGACTCTCGTTCGACGACGCGAGCGCGAACGAACTCCTCGATCTCGAGGTCGACGGCGACCGCATGGTCGTCGCCGGCCCGGCGAACCCGTCCGCGGACACGTTCTTCCACGGCTTCGCCGTCTACGACGTGAGCGATCCAAGCGAGCCCGAACTGCTCGATACGTACGAAACCGGCGCACACATCCACAACTGCTACCTCGAGGGCGACTACTGCTATATCGTCGGGAACGGACAGGAAGCGAATCCGCTCGTCATCTACGACGTCGCCGACGGCATCGAGGAGGTCGGCCGCTGGTCGCTGCTCGAGCGCGAACCCGACTGGGGGGACGTGTACTGGCTCGCGCGGTACTTACACGACGTCTACGTACAGGAGGGGATCGCGTACCTCTCCCACTGGGACGCCGGCACCTATCTGGTCGACGTGAGCGACCCTGCCGAGCCCGAGTTCATCTCCCGGGTTCAGCAGGAGAGCCTCGAGGAACAACTCGATCGCGAGGCCGAGAGCGGAAACAACGGACAGGTCGGCTTGCCGGGGAACGACCACTACGCCGCGGTCGACGAGACCGGCGATCTGCTGGCGGTCGGCCGCGAGGCGTGGGCGACGGGAAGCGGCGAGCCCGACCGCCCCGGCGGCATCGACCTCTACGACGTGAGCGATCCCGCGGAGCCGACCCATCGGGCGACGATCGACGCGCCGCGGGCGGTCAACGAGCAGTACCGCGGCGGGCTCTGGACGACCGCACACAACTTCGAACTCCGGAACGGCAGGCTCTACTCGGCCTGGTACCAAGGCGGCGTGAAGATCCACGACGTGAGCGATCCCGCCGCACCCGAGGAGATCGCCTCGTGGCGCGACCCCGCCGAGGCCGGGTTCTGGACGGCGCGCGTCCTCGAGCCCGAGGACGAAGACGCGGAGACGTTCGTCGCGACCAGTACGCCGCTGATCCCGAACTCGCCGACGACGGGCGCGCTCTACACGTTCCCGATCGAGGCCGGCGAGCAGGCCGATCCGCCGTCATTGACCGATCCCGAGGACCTCGAGTTCGACGTCCAGACGCCGACGGAAGACAACGAGACCAACGAATCGACGACCGGCGGGCCGAGTGGTCCGAGTGCTGACGGTACCGGTAACGGAACGTCGACCGATGGGACCAACAGTTCCAACGCGACCGACGACACCGCTGACGAGAGCGACGATTCGATTCCCGGATTCACCGCCGGACTCGGTCTCGCCGGCGGCGCCGGGGCGGTCGCGCTCGAGTGGCTGCGTCGCCGAGACGACGACCGAGACTGACGCAGCACGTCCGGCGGCCGACGTACCGACTACCTGCGGTTCCTTACTCGTACTCGCGGCCGCGGGTGACGACGTGCTCGGCGGGAATCCGAACGATGACGCGCGACTCGTCTTCTTCGTCGTGGTGCGGGTACTCCTCGACGTCGAGGTACTGGCGGGCCAGTTCGTCGATGTGTTCGTCGGCGCCCTCCTCGGTGAGTTCCGCGCGGCCGCGAACGGAGACGTAGCGGTAGGGATCGTCGGGATCGACGACCGAGATCGAGACCCTCGAGTCCGATCGAATGTTCCGCTCCTTAGTGCGACCGCGAAGCGTGTTGAACAGCACGGCCTCCCCGTCGTCGTGGTCGACCCACACGGGACTGCTGTGGGGGTGACCGTCCGATCCGAGTGTCGCGACGTGGCCGAACGATTCCGTCTCGAGGATGTCCAGATACGGGTCGGGTATCCGTCCGCTGTGGGTTTCGAAGGCTCCCATCGTCGGTACCGAACCGCGGGATCGGGTTCGGACTTTCGATGTAGCCGATCGCGTCCGGCATCGCCGCCCCTCGAGCCGATCGGCCCTCCCGGCGGCCGAACAATGATATAGCGGGCGCGCCCAGTGGGAGACAACGGAACGGACCCCACGCCAATGACGAGTCACTACGATCACGCGCAGGTGCAGGAGTTCTGGCAGTACGTCTGGGAGCGCGACGACGTCTACGAGCTCGACGAGGACGCCGCGGATCCGACCTACGTCCTCGGAATGTTCCCCTACACGTCGGGGACGCTCCACATGGGCCACGTCCGCAACTACGCGATCACGGACGCCTACGCCCGCTACCGACGAATGCAGGGCGACGACGTCCTCCACCCGATGGGGTGGGACGCGTTCGGCCTCCCCGCCGAAAACGCCGCCTACGAGCGGGCGAGCGATCCCGAGTCGTGGACCCAGGCCTGCATTCGACGGATGCGCGAGGAACTCGAGACGATGGGCTTCGGCTACGATTGGTCGCGGGAGATTACCACCTGCGAGCCCGAGTACTACCAATGGAACCAGTGGCTCTTCAAGCGGTTCTACGAGGAGGGGCTGGTCGAGTACGAGGCGGCGTCGGTCAACTGGTGTCCGGACTGTGAGACGGTGTTGGCGGACGCCCAAGTTGCAGAGCAGGAAACCGGCGACCGCGTCTGCTGGCGCTGCGAAACCCCCGTGGGCCGCCGCGAACTCGACCAGTGGTTCTTCACGATCACCGACTACGCCGACGAGCTCTACGAGGGACTAGACGACCTCGAGGGCTGGCCCGACGGCGTTCGCGAGATCCAGCGCAACTGGATCGGCCGGCAGGAGGGGGTTCGAATCACG
The DNA window shown above is from Halopiger xanaduensis SH-6 and carries:
- a CDS encoding dCTP deaminase, which encodes MSAENATQNPLAEFVDNLVYEPVQVHEHGVDLTAGAVYEVAAPGRIDFGGDELEDADLEPVDTEPRDPDDEYGWWTLEGDQYVVQLNEFLTDPEVPLLLQPRNELLARGGSHPSVRVDSHLPLLPLSVADGGLELKENARISTLVSLAPVGDDGSGGDVADPADRIE
- a CDS encoding creatininase family protein — protein: MYLANRAWPDLADYVADESLAVVPLGSTEQHGPHLPEGTDHMIAEALAREATERTGFLCTPPIPIGVSSHHRQFHGTMWVDAPVFRDYVESLSRNLTYHGIDRIVYVNAHGGNVAHLREVGRRLHEDGTAYAVEWMWDESIPDLIEEVFETPGPHGGPKETAMIMHIANELVHEDRLEEARDGGVVFDYDDERVHGATTFYDAIENSPNGVFGDQTDAMPEVGERLFEAATDQLVALLEWLDEQPLEDLLPEPHVEPRPDPDR
- a CDS encoding PAS domain-containing protein, producing the protein MSDRAPSTKPTPTFWADGSENPGSQYYRALVDAVDGGVFQLDAANRLVAVDDALLELTGHDRDAVLDEPVSVLLETDAVPRLERRVRARTDDRAPESENETAGADADRRRNAGTGADGKSVATLELDLRTVDGASVPCEVRLNVFRVDEGDSDSQSESERRDGNANETGRRRRAVIGIVRERDEPGEESDGVEYRHDDAQEHAATTPVLADADPGSLAPVLDEADVGIFVLDADRRVAWANETIERYFGLERAAVLGRDKHRVIEESIQHRTADPEGFRDTVLSTYDDGTDRERFECRVTAGDERDERWLEHRSRPIESGPYAGGRIECYYDVTDRHRRIDQLRRLNAAVRDWLEADSNEEAAERACRSLRETLGLEINGVFTYDSERDALRPVRQSEPAATLFEEPPTFERGEGIAWRAFESGEPELSGDVRSDPDVYNPETPIRSELVLPVGDYGVVIAGSRRPDAFDEGTLSIAEIAASSLETAFDRIETERRLQRRKHDLETELSEILGRVSDGFYALDEEWRFTHVNERAEELLGYPREELVGEVVWDVFPGGTRSELIDRYHEAMETQRSISWERYSGSLEIWMEIQIYPSETGLSVYFRDITERRERQRKLEEREQRYRTLAENFPNGVVTLYDEDLRYTLVDGKGFEDLPQSATDLEGRRPSDVFPTPVGAELEELFERSFDGERLVRKIEYEGQVWRVQAATITDEDGDVLSGMAIAQDVTERKEYERRLEASNERLEQFAYAASHDLQEPLRMVTSYLQLLERRYADDLDDDAAEFIDYAVDGAERMREMIDGLLEYSRIETQGEPLEPVDLNGVLADVRQDLELRIEESDAEIVAESLPRVRGDAGQLRQVFQNLLSNAIEYSGEGAPTIEISASREGTMWEISVADEGIGIDPEQTDRVFEVFQRLHSREEHAGTGIGLTLCKRIVERHDGEIRIDSTPGEGTTVSVTLPVVAGDSQEAESGSKCETETE
- a CDS encoding PPOX class F420-dependent oxidoreductase, which produces MGAFETHSGRIPDPYLDILETESFGHVATLGSDGHPHSSPVWVDHDDGEAVLFNTLRGRTKERNIRSDSRVSISVVDPDDPYRYVSVRGRAELTEEGADEHIDELARQYLDVEEYPHHDEEDESRVIVRIPAEHVVTRGREYE
- a CDS encoding mechanosensitive ion channel family protein yields the protein MVQPQPAQQAQVPDWLQEPAAELITFLPRLVGALVILFVGWIVGRLAGRAVRRLADGIELDRMVLETPLGRIMGGTEQAVSSAFGSLAKWFVYGLAILAAANALAIQLLSEWVSTAMSYLPAFIAGLLVIVIGFVVADFIGDVIERTRAAAETVYASWFANGARMFLYFTAIVIGLDTMGIDVNILYVFARALAWGLAAAVAIGAGVAFGWGGKDYVSNNIDQWMGRTSSVAPDEETGGSSPDRDRSSSPSSRTDREPGAGPGPSDDD
- a CDS encoding ROK family protein, with amino-acid sequence MVYYAGVDLGATNVRAAVAEGDGTTIGVSRNATPRGPTGIDVTEGVLRTLREACTDAGIEPDQIVSAGIGSIGPFDLAEGAVIDPANLPDSIDRIPLTGPIEKLIDSDEVYLHNDTAAGVIGERFHADRNPDDMVYITVSSGIGAGVCCDGDILAGWDGNAGEVGHCIVDPRGRLTCGCGHDGHWEAYCSGNGIPDYVRLLAEDDPTISTDLPLDDPDFTAKDVFELAGEDELADYAIDQLAHWNAMGVANVVHSFAPIVVSFGGAVALNNEELVVKPIRERVSEMVMSNVPEIRVTDLGDDVVLEGALASAMTEGTGDRRRFQG
- a CDS encoding LVIVD repeat-containing protein encodes the protein MRRRALLRAGSLSAAALAAPGIAAGRARVAPMQDGDAYEPLARLPIDNAAEVVVGDGGETAYVAATTGFVTVDVSDPGEPEILAEERRLSFDDASANELLDLEVDGDRMVVAGPANPSADTFFHGFAVYDVSDPSEPELLDTYETGAHIHNCYLEGDYCYIVGNGQEANPLVIYDVADGIEEVGRWSLLEREPDWGDVYWLARYLHDVYVQEGIAYLSHWDAGTYLVDVSDPAEPEFISRVQQESLEEQLDREAESGNNGQVGLPGNDHYAAVDETGDLLAVGREAWATGSGEPDRPGGIDLYDVSDPAEPTHRATIDAPRAVNEQYRGGLWTTAHNFELRNGRLYSAWYQGGVKIHDVSDPAAPEEIASWRDPAEAGFWTARVLEPEDEDAETFVATSTPLIPNSPTTGALYTFPIEAGEQADPPSLTDPEDLEFDVQTPTEDNETNESTTGGPSGPSADGTGNGTSTDGTNSSNATDDTADESDDSIPGFTAGLGLAGGAGAVALEWLRRRDDDRD
- a CDS encoding O-methyltransferase — encoded protein: MVDVLSDEIERFVRAVGPSPDETLAEMDDYARSQGFPHVGPEVGVFLRFVARASDAERIFEFGSGYGYSAYWFAEALPDDGEIVLTEVDENELELARDYLSRGGYDDVARYELGDALETIENYDGPFETVLIDHQKHRYLEAFEAVREKVPVGGVVVADNAITAGPIVFDDLLAALEGDEDVDKTELDESTRGIVDYLERVKSDPAFETVVLPLGEGIAVSYRVE